A region from the Rhodamnia argentea isolate NSW1041297 chromosome 7, ASM2092103v1, whole genome shotgun sequence genome encodes:
- the LOC115734757 gene encoding NF-X1-type zinc finger protein NFXL1-like, with product MSFRVQQNQRGSRRFPSQVAPQEWVRSGISPSAAILNSPSSSDSNPTIDSASSDCPSWLRGNTSNLNGSYGETACTSGHRASHGSKVHWSRLNGQKKERGNERTVMDERKSLKDENLPQLAQEIQQKLMKGTVECMICCDMVRRTAPIWSCSSCCSIFHLNCIRKWARAPTSSDLSVEKNGGVNWRCPGCQKVQLTSSNEIKYLCFCGKRTDPPSDFYLTPHSCGESCGKPLQGRASSVDEAEDDLCPHVCVLQCHPGPCPPCKAFAPPQPCPCGKEIITTRCSDRKSLLTCGQKCGKLLECGRHWCEEICHMGPCDPCHALFDASCFCKRKVQVVPCGDMDLKGELEAEQGVFSCGSTCGEELGCGNHKCHEICHPGPCGECESLPSRVKTCCCGKTDLPEERRSCLEPIPTCSETCDKSLTCGIHRCKDTCHAGDCAPCLVPMIQKCRCGLTSRTVLCHKMKDEIFMCEKQCGGKKNCGRHRCSDRCCPQSSSDTTQHFCTLVCDKKLRCGQHSCEVLCHSGHCPPCLRSIFTDLSCACGRTSIPPPLPCGTPPPLCLLPCSVVQACGHTPSHSCHFGDCPPCSVPVVKQCIGGHVLLRNIPCGSSNNITCNKLCGKTRRCGLHACGRTCHPAPCDTDAPDESHLRASCGQVCGAPRRACRHVCKSPCHPSYPCPDVRCEFIVTIVCSCGRIKANVPCDAGGNDNSYVGEGSLIQKLPPLQHLEASSGRIPLGQRKLMCDDECAKLERKRVLADAFNIVSPNLDALRMKENSELVADLFRRDPKWVLSVEDRCKFLLHGKNMGSATKVHVFRPMHKEKREAVRLIAERWKLAIHEVGREQKCCTVIRVTPKSKAPARVLSAKGSMNVSALNPPTFDPLVDMDPRYVVSFFDLPRELDMSALVLRFGGECELLWLNDKNALAVFSNMTRAATAMRALDHGSVYYGAVAFLQNRASSSQSFGTNAWRGPAFADMSGGSWKKVVVQEPGGPNDSWDDGEGWSITSATVKGKEAPISASATARNVSNAGSEMKLTGVSDLEGQHDVASHETDDTVDVADDWETAYA from the coding sequence ATGAGCTTTCGAGTCCAACAAAATCAAAGAGGGTCTAGAAGATTTCCTTCTCAAGTTGCTCCTCAAGAGTGGGTACGAAGTGGAATATCTCCAAGTGCTGCAATATTGAACTCACCATCGAGTTCGGATTCAAACCCCACCATAGATAGTGCGAGTTCTGATTGTCCCAGTTGGCTTAGAGGCAACACTTCGAACTTAAATGGCAGTTATGGAGAAACAGCTTGTACTTCAGGACACAGAGCTAGTCATGGCTCAAAAGTTCATTGGAGTCGCCTCAATGGACAAAAGAAGGAGAGGGGAAATGAAAGGACGGTTATGGATGAAAGGAAGAGCCTGAAGGATGAGAACTTGCCTCAGCTAGCCCAGGAAATTCAGCAGAAGCTTATGAAGGGCACTGTTGAATGCATGATATGTTGTGATATGGTTCGCAGAACTGCTCCCATTTGGTCGTGCTCGAGCTGTTGCTCCATATTTCACTTGAACTGTATCAGGAAGTGGGCTCGTGCGCCCACCTCTTCAGATCTGTCTGTGGAGAAGAATGGGGGTGTTAACTGGCGGTGCCCTGGATGTCAAAAGGTGCAGCTCACGTCTTCAAACGAGATCAAATATCTATGCTTCTGTGGGAAGAGGACGGATCCTCCCTCTGATTTCTATTTGACGCCACATTCGTGTGGCGAATCTTGCGGGAAGCCATTGCAGGGTCGGGCGTCAAGTGTTGATGAGGCTGAAGATGATTTGTGTCCTCATGTCTGTGTCTTGCAATGTCATCCTGGTCCATGCCCTCCTTGTAAGGCATTTGCTCCGCCACAGCCATGCCCTTGTGGGAAAGAAATAATTACGACACGATGCTCTGATCGAAAGTCTCTTCTTACTTGCGGTCAGAAATGTGGTAAGCTACTTGAATGTGGACGCCATTGGTGTGAAGAGATTTGCCACATGGGCCCTTGTGACCCTTGCCACGCTCTGTTTGACGCTTCTTGTTTCTGCAAGAGGAAGGTACAGGTTGTTCCATGTGGCGACATGGATTTGAAAGGAGAACTAGAAGCTGAACAAGGTGTGTTCTCTTGTGGTTCAACTTGTGGAGAGGAGCTTGGTTGTGGCAATCACAAATGCCACGAGATCTGCCATCCCGGTCCTTGCGGGGAATGTGAATCACTTCCTAGTAGGGTCAAAACTTGCTGTTGTGGCAAAACTGATCTGCCAGAAGAAAGGCGGAGTTGTTTGGAGCCAATTCCAACATGTTCGGAGACCTGTGACAAGTCCCTAACATGTGGAATTCACCGGTGTAAAGACACGTGCCACGCCGGAGATTGCGCACCGTGCTTAGTTCCTATGATCCAGAAATGCCGTTGTGGCTTGACTTCACGTACAGTGCTGTGCCACAAGATGAAGGATGAAATATTTATGTGTGAGAAACAGTGTGGTGGCAAGAAGAACTGTGGCAGGCATAGATGCAGTGACCGTTGCTGCCCTCAATCCAGTTCTGACACGACTCAACATTTTTGCACCCTGGTATGTGATAAAAAGCTCAGATGTGGACAGCACTCGTGTGAAGTGCTGTGTCACAGCGGGCATTGCCCTCCTTGCCTCCGAAGCATCTTTACCGACTTAAGCTGTGCTTGTGGTAGAACTTCTATCCCACCTCCATTGCCTTGTGGCACTCCTCCGCCTTTGTGTCTGCTCCCCTGTTCCGTCGTCCAAGCTTGTGGTCACACGCCTTCTCACAGCTGCCACTTCGGGGATTGTCCGCCTTGCTCAGTGCCTGTGGTCAAGCAGTGCATTGGTGGGCATGTTCTTCTCAGGAACATACCTTGTGGGAGCTCTAATAACATCACGTGCAACAAACTATGCGGCAAGACGAGGCGCTGTGGTTTGCATGCGTGTGGTCGCACTTGTCATCCGGCACCTTGCGACACCGATGCCCCTGATGAATCCCACCTGAGGGCTTCGTGTGGGCAAGTATGCGGTGCTCCAAGGAGGGCCTGTAGGCATGTGTGTAAATCACCTTGTCACCCTTCATATCCTTGTCCTGATGTGAGATGCGAGTTCATTGTCACAATAGTGTGTTCTTGTGGGCGGATTAAGGCTAACGTCCCATGTGATGCTGGAGGGAATGATAATAGTTATGTAGGTGAAGGTTCTCTTATCCAGAAATTGCCTCCACTTCAACATTTGGAGGCCTCTTCTGGAAGGATCCCTCTTGGACAGAGGAAGCTAATGTGTGATGATGAGTGTGCTAAGTTGGAACGGAAGCGGGTCCTTGCGGATGCTTTTAACATTGTTTCTCCGAACTTGGATGCTCTTCGCATGAAAGAGAACTCCGAGTTGGTGGCAGACCTCTTCAGGCGTGATCCCAAATGGGTGTTGTCTGTCGAGGATAGATGCAAATTCTTGTTGCATGGCAAGAACATGGGGAGCGCGACCAAGGTCCATGTGTTCCGTCCAATGcataaggaaaagagagaggcgGTGAGGCTCATAGCAGAGAGGTGGAAGCTCGCAATCCATGAGGTTGGGCGGGAGCAGAAATGCTGTACAGTTATTCGTGTCACGCCTAAATCGAAAGCGCCGGCTCGTGTGCTCAGTGCCAAGGGCTCAATGAACGTGAGTGCGCTGAACCCACCAACCTTTGACCCTTTGGTGGATATGGATCCGAGGTATGTTGTCTCTTTCTTTGACTTGCCTAGGGAATTGGATATGAGCGCATTGGTCCTAAGGTTCGGGGGAGAATGTGAGCTGCTTTGGTTGAATGACAAGAATGCATTGGCTGTATTCAGCAACATGACTCGAGCAGCGACTGCTATGAGGGCTTTGGATCACGGATCAGTATATTATGGGGCAGTCGCATTTCTTCAGAACAGGGCTTCATCTTCTCAATCATTCGGCACAAATGCATGGCGAGGGCCTGCATTTGCTGATATGAGCGGCGGCTCATGGAAGAAGGTTGTAGTTCAGGAGCCCGGTGGGCCAAATGATTCATGGGACGATGGTGAAGGGTGGTCCATCACTTCTGCCAccgtcaaaggaaaagaagctcCGATTTCTGCATCTGCGACGGCCCGGAACGTCTCAAATGCTGGTTCCGAGATGAAATTAACAGGCGTTTCAGATTTGGAAGGACAGCATGATGTAGCTTCACATGAAACCGACGACACGGTCGATGTCGCTGATGATTGGGAGACTGCTTATGCTTGA
- the LOC115734737 gene encoding homeobox protein knotted-1-like 8, giving the protein MATASSIKDRLWPWDRWVAMFRGFQEMEEGRRDGCCEVTERDLKGEGGGGGGDDDGVGVKEEGEEIGAAAEEDQCENDDALKRSISNHPLYGELVEVHLNCLRVGGACEDGMAHQTMMNPQVHRCQHQHGEAKKRTPSQSDLDRFMEAYCSVLSELREAMEEPQQETMAFIDDMHSQLKDMITTPASSAAGPGETNA; this is encoded by the exons ATGGCTACGGCAAGCAGTATAAAAGACAGGCTCTGGCCATGGGACAGATGGGTCGCCATGTTTAGAGGGTTTCAAGAAATGGAGGAGGGTCGGAGAGATGGTTGCTGTGAGGTCACAGAAAGGGATTtgaaaggagaaggaggaggaggaggaggagatgatgaTGGTGTTGGTGTtaaagaagaaggtgaagaaattggagcagcagcagaagaagatCAATGTGAAAATGATGATGCTCTCAAGAGAAGCATATCAAACCACCCTCTGTATGGGGAGCTTGTTGAAGTTCACCTCAACTGCTTgagg GTTGGTGGAGCTTGCGAAGATGGCATGGCTCACCAGACGATGATGAATCCACAAGTACACCGTTGCCAACATCAACATGGTGAAGCCAAGAAGAGGACGCCGAGTCAATCTGATTTGGACCGATTCATG GAAGCTTACTGCTCGGTTCTGAGCGAGTTGAGAGAAGCCATGGAGGAGCCTCAACAGGAGACGATGGCTTTCATAGACGACATGCATTCTCAGCTCAAGGACATGATCACAACTCCAGCCTCTTCTGCAGCTGGACCAG GTGAAACAAATGCCTGA
- the LOC115734758 gene encoding dihydropyrimidine dehydrogenase (NADP(+)), chloroplastic gives MASLSLKQLGGGNRSAAAQLPGSRSRPGSAPPSRVGFRVLASGDRAEPDLSVTVNGLNMPNPFVIASGPPGTNYTVMKRAFDEGWGAVIAKTVSLEAEKVINVTPRYARLRAGVNGSAKGQIIGWENIELISDRPLETMLKEFKQLKDEYPDRILIASIMEEYNKAAWEELIDRVEQSGVDAIEINFSCPHGMPERKMGAAVGQDCALLEEVCGWINAKATLPVWAKMTPNITDITQPSRVALKSGCEGVAAINTIMSVMGINLDTLRPEPCVEGYSTPGGYSSKAVHPIALAKVMGIAKMMKSEFDDKDHTLSAIGGVETGGDAAEFILLGADTVQVCTGVMMHGYGLVKKLCAELKDFMKMHNFSRIEDFRGASLQYFTTHTDLVQRQQEAIRQRKAIRKGLQSDKDWTGDGFVKETESMVSN, from the exons ATGGCTTCGCTGAGTTTGAAGCAGCTCGGAGGCGGCAACCGCTCGGCCGCCGCCCAGCTCCCCGGGTCCCGCAGCCGGCCGGGCTCGGCTCCGCCGAGCAGAGTCGGGTTCCGGGTGCTCGCGTCCGGGGATCGGGCGGAGCCTGACCTCAGCGTGACTGTTAATGGGCTGAACATGCCCAATCCGTTCGTCATCGCGTCTGGACCGCCCGGGACTAACTACACCGTGATGAAGAGGGCCTTCGACGAGGGTTGGGGGGCTGTGATCGCCAAAACT GTTTCCTTGGAGGCTGAAAAAGTTATAAATGTCACCCCTCGATATGCTCGGCTACGTGCAGGAGTAAATGGATCAGCTAAGGGACAAATTATAGGGTGGGAGAATATAGAACTCATCAGTGACCGACCTCTTGAGACGATGCTGAAAGAATTTAAACAGTTGAAAGATGAATATCCAGATAGGATTCTTATTGCTTCTATTATGGAAGAATACAACAAAGCTGCATGGGAAGAACTCATTGATCGAGTTGAGCAAAGTGGAGTT GATGCCATTGAAATCAACTTCTCCTGTCCACATGGTATGCCAGAGCGTAAAATGGGTGCTGCAGTTGGCCAAGATTGCGCTCTTTTGGAGGAGGTCTGTGGATGGATAAATGCAAAAGCTACTCTGCCTGTTTGGGCAAAGATGACTCCTAATATTACGGACATAACGCAG CCCTCAAGGGTGGCTCTAAAGTCAGGGTGTGAGGGGGTAGCTGCTATCAATACAATCATGAGCGTGATGGGAATCAATCTTGACACATTACGACCTGAGCCTTGTGTTGAAGG GTATTCAACTCCTGGGGGCTATTCTTCCAAGGCTGTCCACCCTATTGCACTTGCAAAGGTCATGGGTATTGCAAAGATGATGAAGTCAGAATTTGATGACAAGGACCACACACTTTCAGCCATTGGAGGTGTTGAAACAGGAGGTGATGCTGCTGAGTTCATTCTCCTTGGAGCAGATACTGTTCAG GTATGCACAGGTGTGATGATGCATGGCTATGGCCTTGTCAAGAAACTATGTGCTGAGCTGAAAGATTTTATGAAGATGCATAATTTCTCAAGAATAGAAGATTTCAGAGG GGCTTCTCTTCAGTATTTCACCACTCATACTGACTTGGTACAAAGGCAGcaagaagcaattcgacagAGAAAGGCAATTCGGAAAGGCTTGCAGTCGGACAAAGATTGGACCGGAGATGGTTTTGTGAAGGAGACTGAGAGCATGGTTTCCAACTAA